From one Gossypium hirsutum isolate 1008001.06 chromosome D08, Gossypium_hirsutum_v2.1, whole genome shotgun sequence genomic stretch:
- the LOC107929369 gene encoding 14 kDa proline-rich protein DC2.15: MASKRLASLTLFLVLNILFFSLVSARGSCPSPSPKRNPKPTPSPSPCAKGKCPIDALKLGVCANILGLANVTIGTPPVQPCCSLLQGLTDLEAAVCLCTAIKANILGINLNVPVSLNLLLNICSRKVPSYFQFP, from the coding sequence ATGGCTTCGAAAAGGTTAGCATCGCTTACCCTCTTTCTTGTACTCAACATTCTCTTCTTTTCTCTAGTCAGTGCTCGTGGTTCTTGCCCTTCCCCCAGCCCAAAACGAAACCCAAAGCCCACTCCCTCCCCATCCCCTTGTGCGAAAGGTAAATGCCCCATTGATGCCCTTAAATTAGGTGTATGTGCTAATATACTTGGTTTGGCTAATGTCACCATTGGTACACCCCCAGTCCAACCATGTTGCTCCCTTCTCCAAGGTCTTACTGATCTTGAAGCTGCTGTTTGCCTTTGCACAGCAATCAAAGCTAATATTTTAGGCATCAACCTTAATGTCCCGGTTTCTCTCAACTTGCTTCTCAACATCTGCTCAAGGAAAGTTCCATCTTACTTCCAATTTCCCTAA